The following proteins are encoded in a genomic region of Rattus rattus isolate New Zealand chromosome 2, Rrattus_CSIRO_v1, whole genome shotgun sequence:
- the LOC116894395 gene encoding keratin-associated protein 20-2-like: MCYYGGFYGGLGYGYGGLGCGYGYGGYGCGYGCGYGGYGYGCCRPLCCRRYWSYGFY, encoded by the coding sequence ATGTGTTACTATGGAGGATTCTATGGAGGCCTGGGTTATGGCTATGGTGGCCTAGGCTGTGGGTATGGTTAtggtggctatggctgtggctatggctgtggctatggtgGCTATGGTTATGGTTGTTGCCGCCCACTGTGCTGTAGAAGATACTGGTCCTATGGCTTCTATTGA